Proteins co-encoded in one Neodiprion lecontei isolate iyNeoLeco1 chromosome 3, iyNeoLeco1.1, whole genome shotgun sequence genomic window:
- the LOC107224707 gene encoding uncharacterized protein LOC107224707 isoform X1: MKTRYCQFQLTLSDQCCGVGGGGASTGPQPPQLQGTNTRTTIMQDPVLETILEQMREAEARRAELERQHAETQAQLRDKLAGRYPGPESVEALQSKIRELEKKTELQMVRHEELSLELTSLRRARSRGPVASNVTSTVPMSTWPPAGSEIDRIIAKIEQDNSLSKTSASRILHELDHSRSNVTTQQPSGSQSILRSSSENLPNLGQHQHPPHPHALNLGLPSQTSHYAGSPMPLTPMMPGCPPLTPNGPPYHYSEPIPPAPSLSTSQSQPAFQQKLQQYQQQQQQQQHELSSSHSQGTLPSQQKQLQTHTQFSGSQYQESYPHTQTYQQPIQQQQHPVSTSYLTSATGGQNVMPHYTQPSQTNQGYQLNGTQQQTTYPTLSMTSHPNGTYNSVTTSYASQLTHHNYSGPHTSIPQTTLSSLPPYSTTTPAYHSTLGTLTSSSQNMLPFSTGQSTFSTAGSNYSTVGTNAYGTSGVNTGPTSSGLLQAIGDPLQAMQQLSAQSQASQLQQQAIIHQIQQSLRASSPTATGSTGHHFLGPRQMPKIPTGILSNPMDRLTNDNMVSEGQVDMLDIPGKGRCYVYIARFSYEPFQHSPNENPEAELPVQGGDYLLVWGQPDDDGFLDAETLDGRRGLVPANFVQKLVGDDLLEFHQAVLGLRDVDDAASTNIPQCYLQDIDLELAALEEGNRNRQAELSAYAELDNIADEDEQEPPEVYLFSDLVPAPQHLTLERQLNKSVLIGWTAPQENSHHLESYHVYVDGVLKVTVKATERTRALVEGVDSTRPHRISVRSVTHSRRTSRDAACTMVIGKDVAMGPTAVKASNVTATSAVISWLPSNSNHQHVVCVNNVEVRTVKPGVYRHTITGLAPSTIYRVTVKAKNLRATHFEDQNTQSANALACHVHFKTLPKGLPDPPVDIQVEAGPQDGTLLVTWQPVALNGSAVTGYAVYADGKKVTDVDSPTGDHALIDIHKLMGLNPKHVTVRTKSRESQSGDSCATAIPCSVLRGGPHLHGPHGPDLNQQQIANQEDPNRRVTNMNQRYPSAPVPPHMRRHGTTRVDSHGQVVIETDENLSDKEIYPGQSIPQIGVPEITKDSASEANYSEEEDPSRRGRNMPPHHGHHRYNNPGIPAGPTHRGGRPTGGPRPQDPYYDQSAGNQRGRGPVYRSGRGASQAQGGGAGGPHHAPTGAQQINKRTRWFVALFDYDPTTMSPNPDACEEELPFSEGETIKVYGEKDGDGFYWGECRGRRGYVPHNMVEELKDQGPNSGVAVRRTGQGCGQGDRWGDIYANMPVKKMIALYDYDPQELSPNVDAEQVELSFQTGNEIYVYGEMDDDGFYMGELDGVRGLVPSNFLTEAPGQAQTQGQGQGQQPPGSRRAPGQGQGPGARGPPPPPREPPPPGHRRPKDASACIVPVSVPVCHLDSRQQQQQQLPSLMNNQHQQNNPPPHLAYQQANNHSYTTVTTSNQHGPNHPPPGGVMGSHNPHQVGQGSVPPHLQQQGRGRGVGNRVVGSNAAGVLQGPPPHLQQNEYPTQQQQQQQHQQQQQQQQGPSQQYSQQNPQNQNYSQPNQGYQQNQGYSQQNQNFNPQNQQFPQPNQGYQQNQGYGQMNQQYSQQNQSSSISGPQGTSKPMRGIPTVIPTAQSKTQADGQAQQPAPAAGPNLMQKFTEMAGASAGGDILSKGKELIFMKFGLGK; encoded by the exons ATGAAGACTCGTTATTGTCAGTTTCAACTTACGCTCAGTGATCAG TGCTGCGGCGTTGGAGGTGGAGGGGCATCGACGGGGCCCCAGCCGCCACAACTGCAGGGGACCAACACAAGAACCACCATCATGCAAGACCCCGTCCTTGAAACTATCCTCGAG CAAATGCGAGAGGCCGAGGCCCGCAGAGCAGAATTGGAGAGGCAACATGCGGAGACGCAGGCGCAGTTACGTGACAAGTTAGCTGGCCGGTATCCAGGACCAGAGTCTGTTGAAGCACTGCAATCGAAGATTAGGGAACtcgaaaagaaaacagaacTCCAGATGGTTAGACACGAAGAACTGTCCCTAGAGCTGACCAGCTTGAGACGGGCACGTAGCAGAGGACCGGTTGCTAGCAACGTGACTTCAACAGTCCCTATGTCCACGTGGCCCCCTGCTGGTTCTGAAATTGATCGAATTATTGCCAAAATTGAACAGGACAACAG CTTAAGTAAAACCAGTGCCAGTAGGATTCTGCACGAGTTGGATCATTCGAGGAGCAACGTGACAACTCAACAGCCTTCTGGTTCCCAAAGTATATTACGTTCAAGTTCAGAAAATCTTCCCAACTTGGGGCAACATCAGCACCCTCCACATCCGCATGCATTAAACCTTGGTCTACCGTCACAAACATCACAC TACGCTGGCTCTCCGATGCCATTAACACCAATGATGCCTGGCTGTCCACCGTTAACACCAAATGGTCCACCGTACCACTACAGCGAGCCGATTCCACCTGCACCATCTCTTTCAACTAGCCAATCACAGCCTGCGTTTCAGCAGAAGCTACAACAATatcagcaacaacaacagcaacagcagcacgAACTATCAAGCTCGCACTCACAAGGCACCCTACCGTCTCAACAGAAACAACTACAAACACACACGCAGTTTTCCGGCAGTCAATATCAAGAAAGTTATCCACATACACAAACGTACCAACAACCAatacagcaacaacaacatccTGTTTCAACTTCGTACTTAACTTCTGCTACCGGAGGTCAGAATGTCATGCCTCATTATACGCAACCGAGTCAGACAAATCAAGGCTATCAACTCAACGGTACTCAACAG CAGACAACATACCCAACGCTGTCCATGACTTCTCATCCCAATGGAACTTACAACTCTGTAACAACCAGTTATGCATCGCAACTGACTCATCACAACTATTCTGGACCACATACAAGTATCCCCCAGACAACACTTTCTTCTCTTCCACCATATTCGACAACAACACCTGCCTATCACTCAACATTGGGTACCTTGACTAGCTCCTCACAAAATATGCTTCCTTTTTCAACTGGGCAGAGCACGTTTTCGACTGCTGGTTCTAACTACTCTACAGTTGGAACAAATGCATACGGCACGTCAGGAGTGAACACAG GTCCTACTTCAAGTGGCTTATTACAAGCTATAGGAGATCCCCTCCAAGCTATGCAACAGTTGTCGGCGCAGTCACAAGCTAGCCAACTCCAACAACAAGCTATTATACATCAAATTCAACAGAGCTTGCGAGCCAGCTCGCCAACCGCCACTGGATCAACTGGTCACCACTTTTTGGGACCGAGACAAATGCCAAAAATCCCAACAGGCATTTTATCCAATCCAATGGATCGTCTGACTAATGACAATATGGTGTCTGAAGGACAAGTGGACATGTTAGATATTCCTGGAAAAGGCAGGTGTTATGTTTACATCGCACGGTTCAGCTACGAACCTTTCCAGCATTCGCCTAATGAAAACCCTGAAGCTGAGTTGCCTGTACAAGGCGGAGATTATCTTTTGGTATGGGGACAGCCTGACGACGATGGTTTTCTTGATGCAGAGACGCTAGATGGTCGACGAGGCCTCGTACCAGCAAATTTCGTTCAAAAATTGGTAGGAGATGATCTCTTAGAATTTCATCAAGCTGTTCTGGGACTCAGAGATGTTGATGATGCCGCTTCCACTAATATACCGCAA TGTTACCTGCAGGACATTGACTTGGAGTTAGCAGCACTAGAAGAGGGCAACCGTAACCGTCAAGCAGAATTATCTGCCTATGCAGAGCTGGACAACATTGCTGATGAAGATGAACAAGAGCCACCAG AAGTCTACCTGTTTTCGGACCTAGTACCGGCGCCACAACACCTCACCCTTGAACGTCAGCTGAACAAGAGTGTGCTGATTGGTTGGACTGCGCCGCAAGAGAATTCTCATCACCTCGAGTCATACCATGTCTACGTAGATGGAGTCCTTAAGGTCACTGTCAAAGCTACTGAGAGAACTAGAGCATTGGTCGAAGGAGTTGATTCCACAAGG CCACACAGGATAAGTGTTCGATCTGTAACACACTCTCGGCGGACGTCGCGGGATGCTGCATGTACTATGGTGATTGGTAAAGACGTTGCTATGGGACCGACTGCAGTTAAGGCGTCAAACGTTACTGCAACTAGTGCCGTCATTTCATGGTTACCAAGCAACAGTAATCATCAGCATGTCGTTTGCGTCAATAATGTTGAAGTTAGAACTGTGAAACCTGGAGTCTACCGTCACACAATAACTGGCCTAGCTCCATCCACAATATACAGAGTAACTGTTAAGGCAAAGAACTTGAGGGCTACACACTTTGAAGATCAGAATACACAGTCAGCTAATGCATTGGCCTGTCACGTCCACTTCAAGACTCTGCCTAAGGGACTGCCTGATCCTCCGGTCGATATACAG GTGGAGGCAGGACCGCAGGACGGCACTTTGCTAGTGACCTGGCAGCCTGTTGCCCTAAACGGTTCGGCCGTCACCGGTTATGCGGTTTACGCGGATGGTAAAAAAGTTACAGACGTTGACAGTCCAACTGGAGATCACGCTTTGATTGACATACACAAATTGATGGGTCTCAACCCTAAACATGTAACAGTGAGAACAAAAAGTAGAGAAAGTCAGTCTGGAGACAGTTGTGCAACTGCGATTCCGTGTAGCGTTCTCAGAGGAGGCCCCCATTTGCATGGCCCTCACGGGCCTGACCTCAACCAGCAACAAATAGCCAACCAAGAAGACCCTAACCGTAGAGTTACAAATATGAATCAACGTTATCCGAGTGCACCTGTACCTCCACATATGAGGAGGCACGGCACAACCAGGGTGGATTCACATGGTCAAGTAGTTATCGAGACTGACGAAAATCTCTCGGATAAAGAAATATATCCTGGGCAGAGTATACCGCAGATAG GTGTTCCAGAAATCACAAAAGATTCAGCTAGTGAAGCAAATTATAGCGAGGAAGAAGATCCgtctcgaagaggaagaaatatGCCTCCACATCACGGCCATCACAGATACAATAATCCAGGGATTCCTGCTGGACCAACTCACAGAGGGGGTAGACCTACCGGAGGCCCTAGACCTCAGGATCCATACTACGATCAATcag CAGGTAACCAAAGGGGAAGGGGTCCAGTGTATCGAAGTGGACGAGGAGCAAGTCAGGCTCAAGGTGGAGGTGCTGGTGGACCACATCACGCGCCTACTGGGGCTCAGCAAATTAACAAACGGACCAGGTGGTTTGTAGCTCTATTTGACTATGATCCTACTACAATGTCGCCAAACCCTGATGCCTGCGAAGAAGAGTTACCTTTCAGCGAGGGTGAAACAATCAAG GTTTATGGGGAAAAAGATGGTGATGGATTTTATTGGGGTGAGTGTAGAGGCCGAAGAGGTTATGTACCCCACAATATGGTCGAAGAATTGAAGGATCAAGGTCCAAATTCAGGCGTTGCTGTTCGGCGAACTGGCCAAGGTTGTGGTCAGGGAGACAGGTGGGGTGATATATACGCCAATATGCCTGTAAAGAAGATGATCGCCCTTTATGACTATGACCCTCAAGAACTTTCGCCAAATGTTGACGCTGAG CAAGTGGAACTGAGCTTTCAAACTGGCAATGAGATCTATGTCTATGGGGAAATGGATGATGATGGATTCTATATGGGCGAACTGGATGGAGTACGTGGACTAGTTCCCAGTAACTTCCTCACAGAAGCACCTGGTCAAGCACAAACCCAAGGCCAAGGCCAGGGTCAACAGCCTCCTGGCAGTAGAAGAGCTCCCGGGCAAGGTCAAGGTCCAGGTGCACGAGGTCCGCCACCTCCTCCTAGGGAACCTCCTCCACCTGGCCATCGTCGCCCAAAAG ATGCGTCTGCCTGCATTGTGCCTGTGTCTGTCCCTGTCTGTCACTTAGACTCtagacaacaacaacaacaacaactacCATCACTAATGAACAACCAACACCAACAAAACAATCCACCACCGCATCTAGCCTATCAACAAGCGAACAACCACAGCTACACGACTGTAACCACGTCTAATCAGCACGGACCTAATCACCCACCCCCTGGGGGTGTCATGGGCTCCCATAACCCCCATCAGGTGGGCCAAGGGTCTGTCCCACCCCACCTTCAGCAGCAG gggagggggagaggcGTGGGCAATCGAGTCGTTGGTAGTAATGCAGCGGGGGTTCTTCAAGGTCCACCACCGCACTTGCAGCAAAATGAATATCCGacacagcagcaacagcaacagcaacaccaacaacagcaacagcaacaacaaggaCCTAGTCAACAGTATTCCCAACAAAATCCACAAAACCAAAACTACAGTCAACCAAATCAAGGCTATCAACAAAACCAAGGCTACAGCCAACAGAACCAAAACTTCAATCCACAGAATCAACAATTTCCACAGCCAAACCAAGGATACCAACAAAATCAGGGATACGGGCAAATGAACCAACAGTATTCGCAACAAAACCAGAGCTCGTCCATCTCAGGACCTCAAGGCACTAGTAAACCTATGCGAGGTATACCAACCGTTATACCTACTGCCCAAAGTAAGACTCAGGCTGATGGTCAAGCTCAACAACCAGCCCCAGCTGCTGGACCAAATCTAATGCAAAAATTCACAGAAATGGCAGGGGCTAGTGCAGGTGGAGATATATTGTCGAAAGGCAAGGAACTTATCTTCATGAAGTTCGGGTTGGGGAAGTGA
- the LOC107224707 gene encoding uncharacterized protein LOC107224707 isoform X5 yields MKTRYCQFQLTLSDQCCGVGGGGASTGPQPPQLQGTNTRTTIMQDPVLETILEQMREAEARRAELERQHAETQAQLRDKLAGRYPGPESVEALQSKIRELEKKTELQMVRHEELSLELTSLRRARSRGPVASNVTSTVPMSTWPPAGSEIDRIIAKIEQDNRILHELDHSRSNVTTQQPSGSQSILRSSSENLPNLGQHQHPPHPHALNLGLPSQTSHYAGSPMPLTPMMPGCPPLTPNGPPYHYSEPIPPAPSLSTSQSQPAFQQKLQQYQQQQQQQQHELSSSHSQGTLPSQQKQLQTHTQFSGSQYQESYPHTQTYQQPIQQQQHPVSTSYLTSATGGQNVMPHYTQPSQTNQGYQLNGTQQQTTYPTLSMTSHPNGTYNSVTTSYASQLTHHNYSGPHTSIPQTTLSSLPPYSTTTPAYHSTLGTLTSSSQNMLPFSTGQSTFSTAGSNYSTVGTNAYGTSGVNTGPTSSGLLQAIGDPLQAMQQLSAQSQASQLQQQAIIHQIQQSLRASSPTATGSTGHHFLGPRQMPKIPTGILSNPMDRLTNDNMVSEGQVDMLDIPGKGRCYVYIARFSYEPFQHSPNENPEAELPVQGGDYLLVWGQPDDDGFLDAETLDGRRGLVPANFVQKLVGDDLLEFHQAVLGLRDVDDAASTNIPQCYLQDIDLELAALEEGNRNRQAELSAYAELDNIADEDEQEPPEVYLFSDLVPAPQHLTLERQLNKSVLIGWTAPQENSHHLESYHVYVDGVLKVTVKATERTRALVEGVDSTRPHRISVRSVTHSRRTSRDAACTMVIGKDVAMGPTAVKASNVTATSAVISWLPSNSNHQHVVCVNNVEVRTVKPGVYRHTITGLAPSTIYRVTVKAKNLRATHFEDQNTQSANALACHVHFKTLPKGLPDPPVDIQVEAGPQDGTLLVTWQPVALNGSAVTGYAVYADGKKVTDVDSPTGDHALIDIHKLMGLNPKHVTVRTKSRESQSGDSCATAIPCSVLRGGPHLHGPHGPDLNQQQIANQEDPNRRVTNMNQRYPSAPVPPHMRRHGTTRVDSHGQVVIETDENLSDKEIYPGQSIPQIGVPEITKDSASEANYSEEEDPSRRGRNMPPHHGHHRYNNPGIPAGPTHRGGRPTGGPRPQDPYYDQSAGNQRGRGPVYRSGRGASQAQGGGAGGPHHAPTGAQQINKRTRWFVALFDYDPTTMSPNPDACEEELPFSEGETIKVYGEKDGDGFYWGECRGRRGYVPHNMVEELKDQGPNSGVAVRRTGQGCGQGDRWGDIYANMPVKKMIALYDYDPQELSPNVDAEQVELSFQTGNEIYVYGEMDDDGFYMGELDGVRGLVPSNFLTEAPGQAQTQGQGQGQQPPGSRRAPGQGQGPGARGPPPPPREPPPPGHRRPKDASACIVPVSVPVCHLDSRQQQQQQLPSLMNNQHQQNNPPPHLAYQQANNHSYTTVTTSNQHGPNHPPPGGVMGSHNPHQVGQGSVPPHLQQQGRGRGVGNRVVGSNAAGVLQGPPPHLQQNEYPTQQQQQQQHQQQQQQQQGPSQQYSQQNPQNQNYSQPNQGYQQNQGYSQQNQNFNPQNQQFPQPNQGYQQNQGYGQMNQQYSQQNQSSSISGPQGTSKPMRGIPTVIPTAQSKTQADGQAQQPAPAAGPNLMQKFTEMAGASAGGDILSKGKELIFMKFGLGK; encoded by the exons ATGAAGACTCGTTATTGTCAGTTTCAACTTACGCTCAGTGATCAG TGCTGCGGCGTTGGAGGTGGAGGGGCATCGACGGGGCCCCAGCCGCCACAACTGCAGGGGACCAACACAAGAACCACCATCATGCAAGACCCCGTCCTTGAAACTATCCTCGAG CAAATGCGAGAGGCCGAGGCCCGCAGAGCAGAATTGGAGAGGCAACATGCGGAGACGCAGGCGCAGTTACGTGACAAGTTAGCTGGCCGGTATCCAGGACCAGAGTCTGTTGAAGCACTGCAATCGAAGATTAGGGAACtcgaaaagaaaacagaacTCCAGATGGTTAGACACGAAGAACTGTCCCTAGAGCTGACCAGCTTGAGACGGGCACGTAGCAGAGGACCGGTTGCTAGCAACGTGACTTCAACAGTCCCTATGTCCACGTGGCCCCCTGCTGGTTCTGAAATTGATCGAATTATTGCCAAAATTGAACAGGACAACAG GATTCTGCACGAGTTGGATCATTCGAGGAGCAACGTGACAACTCAACAGCCTTCTGGTTCCCAAAGTATATTACGTTCAAGTTCAGAAAATCTTCCCAACTTGGGGCAACATCAGCACCCTCCACATCCGCATGCATTAAACCTTGGTCTACCGTCACAAACATCACAC TACGCTGGCTCTCCGATGCCATTAACACCAATGATGCCTGGCTGTCCACCGTTAACACCAAATGGTCCACCGTACCACTACAGCGAGCCGATTCCACCTGCACCATCTCTTTCAACTAGCCAATCACAGCCTGCGTTTCAGCAGAAGCTACAACAATatcagcaacaacaacagcaacagcagcacgAACTATCAAGCTCGCACTCACAAGGCACCCTACCGTCTCAACAGAAACAACTACAAACACACACGCAGTTTTCCGGCAGTCAATATCAAGAAAGTTATCCACATACACAAACGTACCAACAACCAatacagcaacaacaacatccTGTTTCAACTTCGTACTTAACTTCTGCTACCGGAGGTCAGAATGTCATGCCTCATTATACGCAACCGAGTCAGACAAATCAAGGCTATCAACTCAACGGTACTCAACAG CAGACAACATACCCAACGCTGTCCATGACTTCTCATCCCAATGGAACTTACAACTCTGTAACAACCAGTTATGCATCGCAACTGACTCATCACAACTATTCTGGACCACATACAAGTATCCCCCAGACAACACTTTCTTCTCTTCCACCATATTCGACAACAACACCTGCCTATCACTCAACATTGGGTACCTTGACTAGCTCCTCACAAAATATGCTTCCTTTTTCAACTGGGCAGAGCACGTTTTCGACTGCTGGTTCTAACTACTCTACAGTTGGAACAAATGCATACGGCACGTCAGGAGTGAACACAG GTCCTACTTCAAGTGGCTTATTACAAGCTATAGGAGATCCCCTCCAAGCTATGCAACAGTTGTCGGCGCAGTCACAAGCTAGCCAACTCCAACAACAAGCTATTATACATCAAATTCAACAGAGCTTGCGAGCCAGCTCGCCAACCGCCACTGGATCAACTGGTCACCACTTTTTGGGACCGAGACAAATGCCAAAAATCCCAACAGGCATTTTATCCAATCCAATGGATCGTCTGACTAATGACAATATGGTGTCTGAAGGACAAGTGGACATGTTAGATATTCCTGGAAAAGGCAGGTGTTATGTTTACATCGCACGGTTCAGCTACGAACCTTTCCAGCATTCGCCTAATGAAAACCCTGAAGCTGAGTTGCCTGTACAAGGCGGAGATTATCTTTTGGTATGGGGACAGCCTGACGACGATGGTTTTCTTGATGCAGAGACGCTAGATGGTCGACGAGGCCTCGTACCAGCAAATTTCGTTCAAAAATTGGTAGGAGATGATCTCTTAGAATTTCATCAAGCTGTTCTGGGACTCAGAGATGTTGATGATGCCGCTTCCACTAATATACCGCAA TGTTACCTGCAGGACATTGACTTGGAGTTAGCAGCACTAGAAGAGGGCAACCGTAACCGTCAAGCAGAATTATCTGCCTATGCAGAGCTGGACAACATTGCTGATGAAGATGAACAAGAGCCACCAG AAGTCTACCTGTTTTCGGACCTAGTACCGGCGCCACAACACCTCACCCTTGAACGTCAGCTGAACAAGAGTGTGCTGATTGGTTGGACTGCGCCGCAAGAGAATTCTCATCACCTCGAGTCATACCATGTCTACGTAGATGGAGTCCTTAAGGTCACTGTCAAAGCTACTGAGAGAACTAGAGCATTGGTCGAAGGAGTTGATTCCACAAGG CCACACAGGATAAGTGTTCGATCTGTAACACACTCTCGGCGGACGTCGCGGGATGCTGCATGTACTATGGTGATTGGTAAAGACGTTGCTATGGGACCGACTGCAGTTAAGGCGTCAAACGTTACTGCAACTAGTGCCGTCATTTCATGGTTACCAAGCAACAGTAATCATCAGCATGTCGTTTGCGTCAATAATGTTGAAGTTAGAACTGTGAAACCTGGAGTCTACCGTCACACAATAACTGGCCTAGCTCCATCCACAATATACAGAGTAACTGTTAAGGCAAAGAACTTGAGGGCTACACACTTTGAAGATCAGAATACACAGTCAGCTAATGCATTGGCCTGTCACGTCCACTTCAAGACTCTGCCTAAGGGACTGCCTGATCCTCCGGTCGATATACAG GTGGAGGCAGGACCGCAGGACGGCACTTTGCTAGTGACCTGGCAGCCTGTTGCCCTAAACGGTTCGGCCGTCACCGGTTATGCGGTTTACGCGGATGGTAAAAAAGTTACAGACGTTGACAGTCCAACTGGAGATCACGCTTTGATTGACATACACAAATTGATGGGTCTCAACCCTAAACATGTAACAGTGAGAACAAAAAGTAGAGAAAGTCAGTCTGGAGACAGTTGTGCAACTGCGATTCCGTGTAGCGTTCTCAGAGGAGGCCCCCATTTGCATGGCCCTCACGGGCCTGACCTCAACCAGCAACAAATAGCCAACCAAGAAGACCCTAACCGTAGAGTTACAAATATGAATCAACGTTATCCGAGTGCACCTGTACCTCCACATATGAGGAGGCACGGCACAACCAGGGTGGATTCACATGGTCAAGTAGTTATCGAGACTGACGAAAATCTCTCGGATAAAGAAATATATCCTGGGCAGAGTATACCGCAGATAG GTGTTCCAGAAATCACAAAAGATTCAGCTAGTGAAGCAAATTATAGCGAGGAAGAAGATCCgtctcgaagaggaagaaatatGCCTCCACATCACGGCCATCACAGATACAATAATCCAGGGATTCCTGCTGGACCAACTCACAGAGGGGGTAGACCTACCGGAGGCCCTAGACCTCAGGATCCATACTACGATCAATcag CAGGTAACCAAAGGGGAAGGGGTCCAGTGTATCGAAGTGGACGAGGAGCAAGTCAGGCTCAAGGTGGAGGTGCTGGTGGACCACATCACGCGCCTACTGGGGCTCAGCAAATTAACAAACGGACCAGGTGGTTTGTAGCTCTATTTGACTATGATCCTACTACAATGTCGCCAAACCCTGATGCCTGCGAAGAAGAGTTACCTTTCAGCGAGGGTGAAACAATCAAG GTTTATGGGGAAAAAGATGGTGATGGATTTTATTGGGGTGAGTGTAGAGGCCGAAGAGGTTATGTACCCCACAATATGGTCGAAGAATTGAAGGATCAAGGTCCAAATTCAGGCGTTGCTGTTCGGCGAACTGGCCAAGGTTGTGGTCAGGGAGACAGGTGGGGTGATATATACGCCAATATGCCTGTAAAGAAGATGATCGCCCTTTATGACTATGACCCTCAAGAACTTTCGCCAAATGTTGACGCTGAG CAAGTGGAACTGAGCTTTCAAACTGGCAATGAGATCTATGTCTATGGGGAAATGGATGATGATGGATTCTATATGGGCGAACTGGATGGAGTACGTGGACTAGTTCCCAGTAACTTCCTCACAGAAGCACCTGGTCAAGCACAAACCCAAGGCCAAGGCCAGGGTCAACAGCCTCCTGGCAGTAGAAGAGCTCCCGGGCAAGGTCAAGGTCCAGGTGCACGAGGTCCGCCACCTCCTCCTAGGGAACCTCCTCCACCTGGCCATCGTCGCCCAAAAG ATGCGTCTGCCTGCATTGTGCCTGTGTCTGTCCCTGTCTGTCACTTAGACTCtagacaacaacaacaacaacaactacCATCACTAATGAACAACCAACACCAACAAAACAATCCACCACCGCATCTAGCCTATCAACAAGCGAACAACCACAGCTACACGACTGTAACCACGTCTAATCAGCACGGACCTAATCACCCACCCCCTGGGGGTGTCATGGGCTCCCATAACCCCCATCAGGTGGGCCAAGGGTCTGTCCCACCCCACCTTCAGCAGCAG gggagggggagaggcGTGGGCAATCGAGTCGTTGGTAGTAATGCAGCGGGGGTTCTTCAAGGTCCACCACCGCACTTGCAGCAAAATGAATATCCGacacagcagcaacagcaacagcaacaccaacaacagcaacagcaacaacaaggaCCTAGTCAACAGTATTCCCAACAAAATCCACAAAACCAAAACTACAGTCAACCAAATCAAGGCTATCAACAAAACCAAGGCTACAGCCAACAGAACCAAAACTTCAATCCACAGAATCAACAATTTCCACAGCCAAACCAAGGATACCAACAAAATCAGGGATACGGGCAAATGAACCAACAGTATTCGCAACAAAACCAGAGCTCGTCCATCTCAGGACCTCAAGGCACTAGTAAACCTATGCGAGGTATACCAACCGTTATACCTACTGCCCAAAGTAAGACTCAGGCTGATGGTCAAGCTCAACAACCAGCCCCAGCTGCTGGACCAAATCTAATGCAAAAATTCACAGAAATGGCAGGGGCTAGTGCAGGTGGAGATATATTGTCGAAAGGCAAGGAACTTATCTTCATGAAGTTCGGGTTGGGGAAGTGA